The proteins below are encoded in one region of Pseudomonas sp. SCB32:
- the fliG gene encoding flagellar motor switch protein FliG, translated as MSEPRANAKLSKVDKAAILLLSLGETDAAQVLRHMGPKEVQKVGVAMAQMRNVHREQVEQVMGEFVEIVGDQTSLGVGADSYIRKMLTQALGEDKANNLIDRILLGGNTSGLDSLKWMEPRAVADVIRYEHPQIQAIVVAYLDPDQAAEVLSHFDHKVRLDIVLRVSSLNTVQPSALKELNLILEKQFAGNANSTRTTMGGVKRAADIMNFLDSSVEGALMDSIREVDEDLSGQIEDLMFVFDNLADVDDRGIQALLREVSSDVLVLALKGSDEAIREKIFRNMSKRAAELLRDDLEAKGPVRVSEVESAQKEILTIARRMAESGEIVLGGKGGEEMI; from the coding sequence ATGAGCGAACCTCGGGCGAACGCCAAACTGAGCAAGGTCGACAAGGCCGCCATCCTCCTGCTGTCCCTCGGCGAGACCGACGCGGCGCAGGTGCTGCGGCACATGGGACCCAAGGAAGTACAGAAGGTCGGCGTGGCCATGGCGCAGATGCGCAATGTTCACCGTGAGCAGGTCGAGCAGGTGATGGGCGAGTTCGTCGAGATCGTCGGCGACCAGACCAGCCTGGGCGTCGGCGCTGACAGCTATATCCGCAAGATGCTCACCCAGGCCCTGGGCGAGGACAAGGCCAACAACCTGATCGACCGCATCCTGCTGGGCGGCAACACCAGTGGCCTGGACAGCCTGAAGTGGATGGAGCCGCGCGCCGTGGCCGACGTGATCCGCTACGAGCACCCGCAGATCCAGGCCATCGTGGTCGCCTACCTCGATCCGGACCAGGCCGCCGAAGTGCTCAGCCATTTCGACCACAAGGTGCGCCTGGACATCGTCCTGCGCGTGTCTTCGCTGAACACCGTGCAGCCGTCCGCGCTCAAGGAACTGAACCTGATCCTGGAGAAGCAGTTCGCCGGCAACGCCAACTCCACCCGCACCACCATGGGTGGCGTGAAGCGCGCGGCGGACATCATGAACTTCCTCGACAGTTCGGTCGAAGGCGCGCTGATGGACTCCATCCGCGAAGTGGACGAAGACCTCTCCGGGCAGATCGAAGACCTCATGTTCGTCTTCGACAACCTCGCCGACGTCGACGACCGTGGCATCCAGGCGCTGCTGCGGGAAGTGTCCTCCGACGTGCTGGTGCTGGCGCTCAAAGGTTCCGACGAGGCGATCCGCGAGAAGATCTTCCGCAACATGTCCAAGCGTGCCGCCGAACTGCTGCGCGACGACCTGGAGGCCAAGGGCCCGGTGCGCGTCAGCGAAGTGGAGAGCGCGCAGAAGGAAATCCTCACCATTGCGCGGCGCATGGCCGAGTCCGGTGAGATCGTGCTCGGCGGCAAGGGCGGCGAGGAGATGATCTAA
- the fliH gene encoding flagellar assembly protein FliH, which translates to MVPPAKDEQELSELIRARDVSGFDRWSLPSFDPIKPLPEPEPEPVAEEPQIEEVPEEEVKPLTLEELEAIRQDAYNEGFSAGEKDGFHAGQLKARQEADAALQPRLQNLETLMGQLLEPIAEQDQMLEAGMLSLVTHVVRQVVQRELVTDSSQIRQVLREALKLLPMGASNIRIQVNPQDFELVKALRDRHEESWKIIEDDSLLPGGCRIETEHSRIDASVETRLAQAVKQLFEQQRDQATHALEPDLQIDLDVTDAP; encoded by the coding sequence GTGGTGCCCCCGGCCAAAGACGAACAGGAACTCAGCGAGCTGATCCGCGCACGCGATGTCTCGGGCTTCGACCGCTGGTCTCTGCCCAGCTTCGACCCGATCAAGCCGCTGCCCGAGCCTGAACCCGAGCCTGTGGCAGAAGAGCCACAGATCGAGGAAGTACCGGAGGAAGAGGTCAAGCCGCTGACGCTGGAGGAGCTCGAGGCGATCCGCCAGGACGCCTACAACGAGGGCTTCTCCGCCGGCGAGAAGGACGGCTTCCACGCCGGCCAGCTGAAGGCGCGTCAGGAAGCCGACGCGGCCCTGCAGCCGCGCCTGCAGAACCTGGAAACCCTGATGGGCCAGCTGCTGGAGCCGATCGCCGAACAGGACCAGATGCTTGAAGCGGGCATGCTCAGCCTGGTGACCCATGTGGTGCGCCAGGTGGTGCAACGCGAACTGGTCACCGACTCCAGCCAGATCCGCCAGGTGCTGCGCGAGGCACTGAAGCTGTTGCCGATGGGCGCCAGCAACATCCGCATCCAGGTCAACCCGCAGGACTTCGAACTGGTGAAGGCCCTGCGCGACCGCCACGAGGAGAGCTGGAAGATCATCGAGGACGACAGCCTGCTGCCCGGCGGCTGCCGCATCGAGACCGAACACTCGCGCATCGACGCCAGCGTCGAGACGCGGCTGGCCCAGGCGGTGAAGCAGCTCTTCGAACAGCAGCGCGACCAGGCGACCCACGCGCTGGAGCCGGATCTGCAGATCGACCTGGATGTGACCGATGCGCCTTGA
- the fliI gene encoding flagellar protein export ATPase FliI — protein MRLERVSFARRLQGYSDAVSLPAQPVVEGRLLRMVGLTLEAEGLQASVGSRCQVINDGGYHPVQVEAEVMGFSGSKIYLMPVGSLAGIAPGARVVPLPDSGRLPMGMSMLGRVLDGVGRALDGKGGMRAEDWVPMEGPIINPLARDPIHEPMDVGIRSINSLLTVGRGQRLGLFAGTGVGKSVLLGMMTRFTKADIIVVGLIGERGREVKEFIENILGEEGLKRSVVVASPADDAPLMRLRAAQYCTRIAEYFRDKGKNVLLLMDSLTRYAQAQREIALAIGEPPATKGYPPSVFAKLPRLVERAGNGEKGGGSITAFYTVLSEGDDQQDPIADAARGVLDGHFVLSRRLAEEGHYPAIDIEASISRVMPQVTSPEHLRDAQRFKQLWSRYQQSRDLISVGAYVAGGDAETDLAIQRFPIMRQFLRQGLDESQNLDDSRLLLDAVVSGKAG, from the coding sequence ATGCGCCTTGAGCGGGTCAGTTTCGCCCGTCGCCTGCAAGGCTACAGCGATGCGGTGAGCCTGCCGGCGCAGCCGGTTGTTGAGGGTCGTCTGCTGCGCATGGTCGGCCTGACCCTGGAGGCCGAAGGCCTGCAGGCCTCGGTCGGCAGCCGTTGCCAGGTGATCAACGATGGCGGCTATCACCCGGTGCAGGTCGAGGCCGAGGTGATGGGCTTCTCCGGCAGCAAGATCTACTTGATGCCCGTGGGCAGCCTTGCCGGCATCGCTCCCGGCGCCCGCGTGGTGCCGCTGCCGGATTCCGGCCGCCTGCCCATGGGCATGTCCATGCTCGGTCGTGTGCTCGATGGCGTCGGCCGCGCGCTGGACGGCAAGGGTGGCATGCGTGCCGAGGACTGGGTGCCGATGGAGGGGCCAATCATCAACCCCCTGGCGCGAGATCCGATCCACGAGCCCATGGACGTCGGCATCCGTTCGATCAACTCCCTGCTTACTGTCGGCCGTGGCCAACGCCTGGGTCTGTTCGCCGGCACCGGTGTGGGCAAGTCGGTGCTGCTGGGCATGATGACCCGCTTCACCAAGGCCGACATCATCGTGGTCGGGCTGATTGGCGAGCGGGGCCGCGAGGTGAAGGAGTTCATCGAGAACATCCTTGGCGAGGAAGGACTCAAGCGTTCGGTCGTCGTCGCCTCGCCAGCGGATGATGCGCCGCTGATGCGCCTGCGCGCCGCGCAGTACTGCACCCGCATCGCCGAATACTTCCGCGACAAGGGCAAGAACGTCCTGCTGCTGATGGACTCCCTGACCCGCTACGCCCAGGCCCAGCGCGAGATCGCCCTGGCCATCGGCGAGCCGCCGGCGACCAAGGGCTATCCGCCGTCGGTGTTCGCCAAGCTGCCGCGCCTGGTGGAACGTGCCGGTAACGGCGAGAAGGGCGGCGGTTCGATCACCGCCTTCTACACCGTGCTCAGCGAGGGTGACGACCAGCAGGACCCGATCGCTGACGCGGCCCGTGGCGTGCTCGACGGTCACTTCGTGCTGTCGCGCCGACTGGCGGAGGAAGGCCATTACCCGGCCATCGACATCGAAGCCTCGATCAGCCGGGTGATGCCCCAGGTCACCAGCCCCGAACACCTGCGTGACGCGCAGCGCTTCAAGCAGCTTTGGTCGCGTTATCAGCAGAGCCGCGACCTGATCAGTGTTGGTGCCTACGTGGCCGGCGGCGATGCAGAGACGGACCTGGCGATCCAGCGCTTCCCGATCATGCGCCAGTTCCTCCGCCAGGGGCTGGACGAGAGCCAGAACCTCGACGACAGCCGCCTGCTGCTGGACGCGGTGGTCAGCGGCAAGGCCGGCTGA
- the fliJ gene encoding flagellar export protein FliJ: MNRRAERLAPVVDMALKAERESARQLGLVQNQLVQAQRKLAELERYRLDYQQQWIRNGQQGVTGQWLINYQRFLSQLETAVEQQNRAVDWHQGSVDKARAAWQEKYTRLEGLRKLVERYREEARAAADKYEQKQLDEFAQRLRPSPD, from the coding sequence ATGAACCGCCGCGCCGAACGCCTCGCGCCGGTGGTGGACATGGCCCTCAAGGCCGAACGCGAATCCGCGCGCCAGCTCGGTCTGGTGCAGAACCAGCTGGTGCAGGCACAGCGCAAGCTCGCCGAGCTGGAGCGTTATCGCCTGGACTACCAGCAGCAATGGATTCGCAATGGTCAGCAGGGCGTCACAGGGCAATGGCTGATCAACTACCAGCGCTTCCTTTCGCAGCTGGAAACCGCCGTCGAACAGCAGAACCGCGCCGTGGACTGGCACCAGGGCAGCGTCGACAAGGCCCGTGCCGCCTGGCAGGAGAAGTACACCCGCCTGGAAGGCCTGCGCAAGCTGGTGGAACGCTACCGCGAGGAGGCGCGCGCGGCAGCCGACAAGTACGAGCAGAAACAGCTCGACGAGTTCGCTCAGCGCCTGAGGCCTTCGCCGGACTGA
- a CDS encoding aminoglycoside phosphotransferase family protein — MPVPPPSTPDFSRYLRLWNLTPEGEPIVTHSSHLLPVRWQGRAAMIQVAFEAEEQAGSRVMRWWDGEGAAPVHSHDGDVMLMERASCCA; from the coding sequence ATGCCTGTCCCGCCGCCGTCCACGCCCGACTTTTCCCGCTACCTGCGCCTGTGGAACCTCACCCCGGAAGGCGAGCCCATCGTCACCCACAGCAGCCATCTGTTGCCGGTCCGCTGGCAGGGCCGTGCGGCGATGATCCAGGTCGCCTTCGAGGCGGAAGAGCAGGCCGGATCGCGGGTGATGCGCTGGTGGGACGGCGAGGGCGCGGCGCCGGTCCATTCCCATGACGGCGACGTGATGCTGATGGAGCGAGCCTCATGCTGCGCTTGA
- a CDS encoding DUF1345 domain-containing protein, with translation MLRLNRTLFSAHPRLIAACTGGLLVALACYRLEPMIRVLVGWNCMAWLYVLLIAWLAWRADPQEVRRLAEIEDENAEAVLVLISVAALASLVAIVFELAAAGHADGGEKLWRYAFTASTVLGSWFLIGMVFTMHYARMFYASSEGEPVLRFPDGEKCPDYWDFLYFSFTLSVAVQTSDVSVASRAMRKVVLAHSVIGFLFNTAILGLAINLGAGLIG, from the coding sequence ATGCTGCGCTTGAATCGGACACTTTTCAGCGCGCACCCGCGCCTGATCGCCGCCTGCACCGGCGGCCTGCTGGTGGCGCTGGCCTGTTACCGCCTGGAGCCGATGATCCGGGTGTTGGTGGGCTGGAACTGCATGGCCTGGCTGTACGTCCTGCTGATCGCCTGGCTGGCCTGGCGCGCCGACCCGCAGGAAGTGCGGCGCCTGGCCGAGATCGAGGACGAGAACGCCGAGGCGGTACTGGTGCTGATCAGCGTCGCGGCGCTGGCCAGCCTGGTGGCGATCGTCTTCGAATTGGCCGCCGCCGGTCACGCCGACGGTGGCGAAAAACTCTGGCGCTATGCCTTCACCGCCAGCACCGTGCTGGGCTCCTGGTTCCTCATCGGCATGGTGTTCACCATGCACTATGCGCGAATGTTCTACGCCTCCAGCGAAGGTGAACCGGTGCTGCGTTTTCCGGACGGGGAGAAGTGCCCGGATTACTGGGACTTCCTCTACTTCTCCTTCACCCTGAGCGTGGCGGTGCAGACCTCCGACGTGTCGGTCGCCTCGCGGGCCATGCGCAAGGTGGTGCTGGCCCACTCGGTGATCGGCTTCCTGTTCAACACGGCAATCCTGGGCCTGGCGATCAACCTGGGGGCGGGGTTGATCGGGTAG
- a CDS encoding TorF family putative porin — MYKSILIVACAVCTVPVATAQVMQRELGDFELKLANSPTRSMAQGLVQPGQTNSAQGGVDISHPTGWYVGSWTSNLEQERPLEIDTYAGFKHPLGSGKLGYELGTLRYTRPEQPDFDSQALYGGLSVFGSRLGAAYSSQGGRSSATLFTDLGLEQDVGFDLSFKYSTYNLAAPASLSGGGSVSGFGDWSVNLSRPWLGIDLNFSYSGSSLTGSDCSAYSGHNAYCDTAVMLKASKPLF; from the coding sequence ATGTACAAGTCCATTCTCATCGTGGCCTGCGCTGTCTGTACGGTGCCGGTCGCAACCGCCCAGGTGATGCAACGCGAACTGGGCGACTTCGAGCTGAAACTCGCCAACTCCCCCACTCGCAGCATGGCCCAGGGGCTCGTTCAGCCCGGCCAGACGAACAGCGCCCAGGGCGGCGTGGACATCAGCCACCCCACTGGCTGGTACGTCGGCAGCTGGACCTCGAACCTGGAACAGGAAAGACCGCTGGAGATCGACACCTATGCGGGCTTCAAGCACCCGCTGGGCAGCGGCAAGCTGGGCTACGAACTGGGCACCCTGCGCTACACCCGCCCCGAACAGCCGGACTTCGACAGCCAGGCGCTGTATGGCGGCCTCTCGGTATTCGGCAGCCGCCTCGGCGCGGCCTACAGCAGCCAGGGCGGGCGCAGCAGCGCCACGCTGTTCACCGACCTGGGCCTGGAGCAGGACGTGGGTTTCGACCTGTCCTTCAAGTACTCCACCTACAACCTCGCCGCGCCGGCCAGCCTGAGCGGTGGCGGCAGCGTCAGCGGTTTCGGCGACTGGTCGGTGAACCTCAGCCGCCCCTGGCTGGGCATCGACCTGAACTTCTCCTACAGCGGCAGCAGCCTGACCGGCAGCGATTGCAGCGCCTATTCCGGACACAACGCCTATTGCGATACGGCGGTGATGCTCAAGGCTTCGAAGCCGCTGTTCTGA
- a CDS encoding STAS domain-containing protein: MAITSVPSADGQELTIVVQGRFDFGAHQEFRDAYERVDTTPKRYVVDLKGATYLDSSALGMLLLLRDHAGGENAQVSLEHCNADVRKILAISNFEQLFKIS; the protein is encoded by the coding sequence ATGGCCATTACTTCCGTTCCCTCCGCTGACGGGCAGGAACTGACCATCGTGGTCCAGGGCCGTTTCGATTTCGGTGCGCACCAGGAATTCCGCGACGCCTACGAGCGCGTCGATACCACGCCCAAGCGCTATGTGGTCGACCTCAAGGGCGCCACCTACCTGGACAGTTCGGCGCTGGGCATGCTGCTCCTGCTGCGCGACCACGCCGGCGGCGAGAACGCGCAGGTCAGCCTGGAGCACTGCAACGCGGACGTGCGCAAGATTCTCGCCATCTCCAACTTCGAACAGCTGTTCAAGATCAGCTGA
- a CDS encoding fused response regulator/phosphatase — translation MADFLTVLIADDNAADRLLLSTIVSRQGHRVVTASNGLEALALFAQERPQLVLMDALMPVMDGFEAARRIRRQAGEELVPIIFLTSLSETEALVQSLEAGGDDFLSKPYNRVILEAKIRAMGRLHHLQRMVLEQRDLIARHNEHLLNEQRVAKAVFDKVAHSGCLNAANIRYLQSPFALFNGDLLLAAFKPSGGMHVLLGDFTGHGLPAAIGAMPLAEVFYGMTAKGYPMVDILREMNAKLKRILPVGVFCCATMLNLSFQRGLVEVWNGGLPNGYLLRQDKREALPLVSRHLPLGILDAASFNEHFEVYAMEEGDRVFLFSDGVTEARNVAGEMFGEQRLREVYESEPDPARLFDGIQSALARFRGEAQDDVSMLEVVLVPEHSLQRPPLAFSDSGLSSPLDWSASFEFRAPTLRHFNPLPFLLQLLMEVQDLRPKGGALYTVLAELYSNALEHGVMGLDSSLKCDADGFARYYQQRSQRLAQLRDGYVRFHLDLAPHGDGGRLLVRVEDSGDGFDVGAVLASQRAAGSLCGRGLALVRQLTDRCQWSADGKSVCVEFFWSAQA, via the coding sequence ATGGCGGATTTCCTCACGGTCCTGATCGCCGACGACAACGCCGCCGACCGCCTTCTGCTGTCCACCATCGTCAGCCGCCAGGGGCATCGGGTGGTCACCGCGTCCAACGGCCTGGAAGCCCTGGCGTTGTTCGCCCAGGAGCGACCGCAACTGGTGCTGATGGATGCGCTGATGCCGGTGATGGACGGCTTCGAAGCGGCGCGGCGGATTCGCCGGCAAGCCGGCGAGGAGCTGGTGCCGATCATCTTCCTCACCTCGCTGAGCGAAACCGAGGCGCTGGTGCAGAGCCTGGAGGCGGGGGGCGACGATTTCCTTTCCAAGCCCTACAACCGGGTCATCCTCGAAGCCAAGATCCGCGCCATGGGGCGCCTGCACCACCTGCAGCGGATGGTGCTGGAGCAGCGCGACCTGATCGCCCGGCACAACGAGCACCTGCTCAACGAGCAACGCGTGGCCAAGGCGGTGTTCGACAAGGTGGCGCACTCGGGCTGCCTCAACGCGGCGAACATCCGCTACCTGCAATCGCCCTTCGCGCTGTTCAACGGTGACTTGCTGCTGGCCGCGTTCAAACCCTCCGGCGGCATGCACGTGCTGCTCGGCGACTTCACCGGTCACGGCCTGCCGGCGGCCATCGGCGCCATGCCGCTGGCCGAGGTGTTCTATGGCATGACCGCCAAGGGTTACCCCATGGTGGACATCCTTCGCGAGATGAACGCCAAGCTCAAGCGCATCCTGCCGGTGGGCGTGTTCTGCTGCGCGACCATGCTCAACCTGAGCTTCCAGCGAGGCCTGGTCGAGGTGTGGAACGGCGGGTTGCCCAACGGCTACCTGCTGCGCCAGGACAAGCGCGAAGCGCTGCCGCTGGTGTCGCGCCACCTGCCGCTGGGCATCCTCGATGCGGCCTCGTTCAACGAGCATTTCGAGGTGTATGCCATGGAGGAGGGCGACCGCGTATTCCTCTTCTCCGATGGCGTGACCGAGGCGCGCAACGTCGCGGGCGAGATGTTCGGCGAGCAGCGCCTGCGCGAGGTCTACGAGAGCGAACCTGACCCGGCGCGCCTGTTCGATGGCATCCAGTCGGCGCTGGCGCGCTTCCGTGGCGAGGCGCAGGACGACGTCAGCATGCTGGAGGTCGTGCTGGTGCCGGAGCATTCGCTGCAGCGGCCGCCTCTAGCTTTTTCCGACAGTGGCCTGAGCAGCCCGCTGGACTGGTCCGCGAGCTTCGAATTCCGCGCGCCGACCCTGCGGCATTTCAACCCGCTGCCGTTCCTGCTGCAGTTGCTGATGGAAGTGCAGGACCTGCGGCCCAAGGGTGGCGCGCTCTATACCGTGCTCGCCGAGTTGTATTCCAATGCCCTGGAGCACGGCGTGATGGGCCTGGACTCCTCGCTCAAGTGCGATGCCGACGGTTTCGCCCGCTATTACCAGCAGCGCAGCCAGCGCCTGGCACAGCTGCGTGATGGCTACGTGCGCTTCCACCTTGACCTCGCGCCCCATGGCGACGGTGGACGCCTGCTGGTGCGGGTGGAGGACAGTGGCGACGGCTTCGATGTCGGCGCGGTGCTGGCGTCCCAGCGTGCCGCCGGCAGCCTCTGTGGACGCGGTCTGGCGCTGGTGCGGCAACTGACTGACCGTTGCCAGTGGTCGGCCGATGGCAAATCGGTCTGCGTGGAGTTCTTCTGGTCGGCTCAGGCATAA
- a CDS encoding Hpt domain-containing protein, which translates to MSVPHLDEAVQSNLLSIMEDEYPLLVETFLSDSEERLRSIRAAFAAADGTALRHAAHSFKGSCGNMGAAVLSGLCKQLEEAARHNDLAAAQGLIAKVEHEFFIVRTLLQASRA; encoded by the coding sequence ATGTCCGTGCCGCATCTCGATGAAGCCGTGCAGAGCAACCTGCTGTCGATCATGGAAGACGAGTACCCCTTGCTGGTGGAAACCTTCCTGAGCGACTCCGAGGAGCGCCTGCGCAGCATCCGTGCGGCCTTCGCCGCCGCCGACGGCACCGCGCTGCGCCACGCCGCGCACAGCTTCAAGGGCAGCTGCGGGAACATGGGCGCCGCCGTGCTGAGCGGCCTGTGCAAGCAGCTCGAAGAAGCCGCCCGGCACAATGACCTGGCTGCCGCCCAAGGGCTGATCGCGAAGGTCGAGCACGAGTTCTTCATTGTTCGCACCCTGCTGCAGGCCAGTCGCGCCTGA
- a CDS encoding flagellar hook-length control protein FliK — MAVAPDILLTPTPDPRPKAAVSKPAQNSPDAANDKGSSFADVYAQEQRPAASERPDKAAKPKTEKAKDASDKDAKAGDAKDAAATDKPAVAEDGKALPADGEAKVAEGDEKPEATLDPLLMLGMTGQLPAPASEAPPLVISSGIGQKTAASTDGDLEKLNALPGVNMALGQGAQDQAQQVQQTQVAGDVAAKAGDKPVDGSAKADLSAMLSALTPDAAAKTAEGKLAEGALQASTDLSQQLPELQAEAKPEAPRNESFAARLESLTQALNTPQALTSRPVNPLVPGQPVSVQQNGWTDQVVDRVMWMSSQNLKSAEIQMDPADLGRLEVRIHMSADQTQVNFISANAGVREALDSQQHRLREMFSQQGMGQLNVNVSDQSPRGWQQQGGDERGGSRRAGRSEGAEDEPMVSGVSEIRPQTAAQGRGLVDYYA, encoded by the coding sequence ATGGCTGTCGCCCCGGATATTTTATTGACGCCTACGCCTGATCCCAGGCCCAAAGCGGCGGTCTCCAAGCCTGCACAGAATTCGCCCGACGCCGCCAACGACAAGGGTTCCAGCTTTGCCGACGTCTATGCCCAGGAGCAGCGTCCGGCGGCCAGCGAGCGCCCGGACAAGGCGGCAAAACCCAAGACCGAGAAGGCCAAGGACGCTTCCGACAAGGATGCCAAGGCCGGCGACGCCAAGGACGCCGCTGCCACCGACAAGCCAGCGGTTGCCGAAGACGGCAAGGCCTTGCCGGCCGACGGCGAGGCCAAGGTGGCCGAGGGCGACGAGAAGCCCGAGGCGACCCTTGATCCGCTGCTGATGCTGGGCATGACCGGACAGCTGCCGGCGCCGGCCAGCGAGGCGCCGCCGCTGGTGATCAGCAGCGGCATTGGCCAGAAGACCGCCGCCAGCACGGACGGCGATCTGGAAAAACTCAACGCGCTGCCGGGCGTGAACATGGCCCTCGGTCAGGGCGCCCAGGACCAGGCCCAGCAGGTCCAGCAGACCCAGGTGGCCGGTGACGTGGCGGCCAAGGCCGGTGACAAGCCGGTGGACGGCAGCGCCAAGGCCGACCTGTCGGCGATGCTCTCGGCGCTGACTCCGGATGCGGCGGCCAAGACGGCCGAGGGCAAGCTGGCCGAAGGTGCCCTGCAGGCCAGCACGGACCTGAGCCAGCAGTTGCCGGAGCTTCAGGCCGAGGCCAAGCCCGAGGCGCCGCGCAACGAGTCCTTCGCCGCACGGCTGGAGTCGCTGACCCAGGCGCTCAACACGCCGCAGGCCCTGACCAGCCGCCCGGTCAATCCGCTGGTACCGGGGCAGCCGGTATCGGTGCAGCAGAACGGCTGGACCGACCAGGTGGTTGACCGGGTGATGTGGATGTCCTCGCAGAACCTGAAGAGCGCCGAGATCCAGATGGACCCGGCTGACCTCGGTCGGTTGGAGGTTCGCATCCACATGAGCGCCGACCAGACCCAGGTGAATTTCATCAGCGCCAACGCCGGCGTGCGTGAAGCGCTCGACAGCCAGCAGCACCGCCTGCGCGAGATGTTCAGCCAGCAGGGCATGGGCCAGTTGAACGTCAACGTCTCCGACCAGTCCCCCCGTGGCTGGCAGCAACAGGGCGGTGACGAGCGCGGCGGCTCCCGGCGCGCCGGGCGTTCCGAGGGGGCAGAGGACGAGCCAATGGTTAGCGGAGTCTCCGAGATCCGTCCGCAGACGGCGGCGCAGGGCAGGGGACTGGTGGATTACTACGCCTGA
- the fliL gene encoding flagellar basal body-associated protein FliL, whose product MAKKDQTPPFPDGQAPGKGKLKLIILIALAFLLAVGLSVGGTWFFLSKNAKPAAEAAAKPEEGAAPTKKQAIYEILAPSFVVNFNQNGRQRYLQVAVALMGRDQAQMDALREQMPLVRNQLVMLFSSQNFDTLVTPVGKEMLRQQATSSLQELAKKATGQLTVEQVLFTNFVLQ is encoded by the coding sequence ATGGCCAAGAAAGATCAGACGCCTCCCTTCCCAGATGGACAGGCCCCAGGCAAGGGCAAACTGAAGCTCATCATTCTCATCGCCCTGGCATTCCTGCTGGCGGTGGGACTGTCGGTCGGCGGTACCTGGTTCTTCCTCAGCAAGAATGCCAAGCCCGCCGCCGAGGCTGCGGCGAAGCCCGAGGAGGGCGCTGCGCCGACCAAGAAACAGGCGATCTACGAAATCCTCGCGCCGTCCTTCGTGGTCAACTTCAATCAGAACGGTCGCCAGCGTTACCTTCAGGTAGCGGTGGCGCTGATGGGCCGCGACCAGGCACAGATGGATGCGCTGCGCGAGCAGATGCCGCTGGTGCGCAACCAGCTGGTGATGCTGTTCTCCAGCCAGAATTTCGACACGCTGGTGACCCCGGTGGGCAAGGAAATGCTGCGCCAGCAGGCGACCTCCAGCCTTCAGGAACTGGCGAAGAAGGCCACCGGTCAGTTGACCGTAGAGCAAGTGCTTTTCACCAACTTCGTATTGCAGTAG
- the fliM gene encoding flagellar motor switch protein FliM: MAMQDLLSQDEIDALLHGVDDGLVETESDVEPGAIKSYDLTSQDRIVRGRMPTLEMINERFARYTRISMFNLLRRSADVAVGGVQVMKFGEYVHSLYVPTSLNLVKMKPLRGTGLFILDAKLVFKLVDNFFGGDGRHAKIEGREFTPTELRVVRMVIEQAFVDLAEAWHAVMPITFEYVNSEVNPAMANIVSPSEVVVVSTFHIELDGGGGDLHITLPYSMIEPIREMLDAGFQSDVDDQDERWINALREDILDVSVPLGATVVRRQLKLRDILHMQPGDVIPVELPEHMIMRANGVPSFKVKLGSHKGNLALQILDPLERPR, translated from the coding sequence ATGGCCATGCAGGATCTACTTTCCCAGGACGAAATCGACGCGTTGCTGCACGGCGTCGACGACGGCCTCGTGGAAACCGAGTCCGACGTCGAGCCGGGGGCGATCAAGTCCTACGACCTGACCAGCCAGGACCGCATCGTTCGGGGGCGCATGCCGACCCTGGAGATGATCAACGAGCGCTTCGCCCGTTACACCCGCATCAGCATGTTCAACCTGCTGCGCCGCTCGGCGGATGTCGCCGTGGGTGGCGTGCAGGTGATGAAGTTCGGCGAGTACGTGCACTCGCTGTACGTACCCACCAGCCTCAACCTGGTGAAGATGAAACCGCTGCGCGGCACCGGCCTGTTCATCCTCGACGCCAAGCTGGTGTTCAAGCTGGTGGACAACTTCTTCGGTGGCGACGGTCGTCACGCCAAGATCGAGGGCCGCGAGTTCACCCCCACCGAGCTGCGGGTGGTGCGCATGGTCATCGAGCAGGCCTTCGTCGACCTCGCCGAAGCCTGGCACGCGGTGATGCCGATCACCTTCGAGTACGTGAACTCCGAAGTGAACCCGGCGATGGCCAACATCGTCAGCCCCAGCGAAGTGGTGGTGGTTTCCACCTTCCACATCGAGCTCGACGGCGGCGGCGGCGACCTGCACATCACCCTGCCGTATTCGATGATCGAGCCGATCCGCGAGATGCTCGATGCCGGCTTCCAGTCCGACGTGGACGACCAGGACGAGCGCTGGATCAACGCCCTGCGCGAAGACATCCTCGACGTCAGCGTGCCGCTGGGCGCCACCGTCGTGCGCCGCCAGCTCAAGCTGCGGGACATCCTGCACATGCAGCCGGGCGACGTGATCCCGGTGGAGCTGCCCGAACACATGATCATGCGCGCCAATGGCGTGCCTTCCTTCAAGGTCAAGCTGGGTTCGCACAAGGGCAACCTGGCCTTGCAGATTCTCGATCCGCTCGAGCGCCCGCGCTGA